The genomic stretch tatatacttatttgatttaaatgaaaaattgggaacgAAAATTTTGTGATACTTTAAACCCATTGGTTCtgttccaaaaaaattttaaatagttaccaaacgtgttgcgattctcaaaaaatcatccatagaaagaataaaaaaaagtgattttgactggaatcattttttgggaacagaatcattgccaaacggagccttaggggctccgtttatttagcccaaaataataatttataaaatattttcgattCGCGGATGagtgataaatatttttattatccgataaaatatttagacaaaaGTTATTATCGacaatgaattttctttttcattgactaattctTTTAAACGACATGAGTAGtcgttcttaaaaaaaaatgtttatcaaATCATTTATATTTCGCAGAACAAACGGAGCCTAGTTTTGATTTGGTTTCCATTACTTAAGAGTTATGTAActcatttagggttttttatgtcacaaagaaaagtttgggataaatgtgtcacagcgagcatagtttagggttttttgtggctttttccaTAAGCAGAAGATGGCTCACCAACAGAGGAAGAAGCGATGGCTGATGGCTGAACCACACTTGAAAGTTTTGAAACGAGCATCAATGACCTTCTCGGACGATTCGTCCGCCTTGATCTGGAGCTTCATGAGGTCGCCGCGGGCCGGTGCTCCGACCAGGCTCGTGTCGACCCCAAGATCGTCCTTCTCGAAGGATCCGGTGTTGCAAGGGTTGTTGTAGTGATCGACCACCCTCCCGTGCTTCGAGCTTGAGCGGTCATGGTGGTTGCCAGCTCCGAAGCCAGATTCAACCTCGAAGCTCGCAGTCGCCATGGCCAGCTGTGACGACGAAACTCTTGAAGGTCCAAGCGGCAGTGGGCAGCGACGGGCGAGCTTCAAATGCGTTTTGGCTTAGGGATGGCGAGATTGAAGACGATGAACACTAATTATGAACAGTAAAATCGCGATCCACAGTAAATTAGTTTTAGTTTCAAAGATGTGGCCCCCCGCAAGCGCCACGTCATATTTTAACGGAGATTTTTAACGAAACCTAAGAgaaggataaatgtgtcacattaatacaattttaggatttttagtgtcacaaaacaactttggataaatatgtcacaatagGCATAGTTTGTAAAGGTGAGCAAGTCGGACCaatcggaccggtggtccggttcccgattccagaGGGAGACGGCTCGATTCCCGATTCTAAAGGTACAGGATCGGACCGGACCACCGAGACCGAACCGgtcgattttaattttaattttttatttttgcatttacgGGGTCTCATGCGATTGAGACTTGGACCACATGTTTATTTTGCAACTTCTATTGCCATGACTCCACCCAACAATGTTGAATGCTACGTGTTATTAGATTGCGTTCAAAAATTCTAtcatctcactttttttttggaaaaaaaatattttttaaaaaataatgttcttGATAATATTTGTTTGACTCCATTAGACCGCCCAAGAACCGGATCGACCGGTGGTCCGATCTCCGGTTTCAAGAAATTGGGAACCAGCACCATCGGGTCAGGTTTTCAAATCTTGAGGAgaaccggatcggatcggaAATCGCTCATTCCCATTTCTAATAGTTCGAAATTTCTGGTggcatttttcctttattttatgtTACATAAAACAATCCACGCCAGTCGTCCGTCTATCTTTACCCCTCTCTGCTTCACGTGCCCAATCCGTACACCAGCAATCGCGGCCTCCAGCCAAGGCAAACACCACCACTAACgaagctcctctctctctctctctctctctctctcattgcacATGTGATACAGAGAGATGTCCGTTGCTTGTGGTTGCCATGATTATTTCTACTTTAAATAGTCATCCTAAATAGGTCGTTCATGTGCTATTCATTTAATAATGCGTAAATTACTACAGTTTTCCGTCATCACAATTCTCAACTTAGTACAGAGCCATTATTGTATAAGGAAGTGGCATTGAGTCTTTATAAGGTGGTGGTCCTAACAATGTTGCACTAGCTACGCTAGTCCATTTGCCACGGAACCCGTAAATCTTGAGTGTTGTTCTGACTCTTCTCGTTGCTTATTTCGACAAACCGACATTACTACTAGACTCACTGCCCTTAGAAGAGTCATATCTAAGAATTTCGTTGCCACCGGCCGCTACACGCACTTTCACGCCCTACCCTACACTACCGTGAGTAAGAGTCACACCCCTCTAGCAAGCCAACGCCTTTGAGTAATGTTTTGATACTATTGGTggcttgttttgaaaaataaacactGCCATCCACCTTTTCGTTCTACAACAAATTTAACGCCAAACTTCGTCCCACATGCCATTGCGGCTGAGATCCATGTGCTACACGTGCTTGATGTGCATGCAACTCCGCTAGTGTCATCACCGAGGTCACTCATAAGCCATCCACATGCACGTTCGCTATGTCAGCTTATCAAGTCATCCTCCACGTTgttgttcaaaaaaaaaaaaaaaaaaagtgatcctCCGCGTCAGCTCATCACATCATCCACCACATTAGGTCGCCACGTTAGCAGTTGACCAATGTTGATCTGACCCGGGCACTTTTCTGATCGATGCAAGCAATTTTCGACTGGCCTCGACAATCATAGACCGATTACCCAGGAATTTTGATGTCTTGAGTCCATTTTTGGCTTGATTTTCTCCATATCCGCTCTTTAGGTATTGGTTTCTTCGCATTATGgataaaattgattttattagGAGAATTAAGTGAACTTGACTTTGATGTTCGGTTCTTTTCTCATGATTGTCATGTATACGATCCATGAACGAGACAAATCATTGGGATAGGCCATATAGTGAGATGCCTGTTTGAACTTATTTCCTTGAATATTCCCTAGTTTTTTGTTGCTTGTCTTGCCATAGTGTCATCTAAAACTTGGCATTCTCGATTAGGTCATGTTTCTTCCTCTAGATTAAGTTCTTTGATTTCAAGTGGTCATATAGGTGTTGTTGATAATAGCCATTATAAGTGTCTACCTTTTCAATTGGGAAAGCACCATGCCTTACCATTTAATCTTAGTGAATTATGCTCCTTTTGATCTCATTAACTCTGATGTTTGGGGATGATATATCCAATCCCTACCATGGAAGGCTCTTGCTATTTTGTAATCTTTGTTGATGATCATTCTCGTTATACATGGCTTTATCTTATGAAAAGTCGATATGAAATTACTTGTATCTACTGTGATTTTGttgcaataataaaaatgaCGAACATATCCGTATGTATCGCATACCGTTTAATTTCCACGTGGTGTATTATTAACATTAACAGAATTTTAGTGTAAAGATAAATCGCTATTTCAGATTTTAACTATTTAGTATCAAGGGCTTTACGTTTAATATTTGAATCATTTCAGGTAAGTCCGAGATTTCGGGGAATTTGAAGCCCGGGCCCCAAGATCAGCCCATTCCAGAAATGGAGTATAAAAAGGCCGCCCAAATGCGTCCACGGATTCGACCAAAAAGGTCAAAAAGCCCACGCACGATTCTCTATCTCCTCCCTAACCCTTCTGCCTCCCTCACAGATCCAGCCCATTGCTCACCCCCGCCGATGAGCTGTCGACTTCCCTTGACCCCTGCCGCCGTCGCTTCCCGCCATCGCCGCCATCGTCGGCCAACGAATCCCCTGTTCGTTGCCTCCAGTCATCAAACAAAGTTTGTAACTCTAATGGAAGTTAGTTATTCAAGaatagttggtaatttaatcggaaaaaaaagaaggtaaaacAGTTTAATTAAAGACGGCAATTTCGTAGAAGAGCTAGTGAGCGAAGCATTTTGTAAGCGGTAAAAAAACTTCACATCAGACAAACAAATAATCATGTCAAGGACCCCATACTAGCTAAGTAGTACTACAATTGGAGAAAGTTGGTAAGTCAAACTAATTTAAAATTGGTTATATCTAAAGAACAGTTAGTAAATATAAGATGTTGCTAACCAACTTTCGTAAAAGTTGGTAACTTCTTAGTAAAAGTGGTACatataaaaaaacataaaatttgatGAGTGACTTAAATAAGACTTGGTATCTAATAACTAGCTAGTAACTTAATGTGACAAAAGTTAGCAAATCGCTCTAATTACGGATTGTAATTACATGTAAAAGTCAATAAATTCGAAGTGTTAGTAAGTTATGTAAATAAAAGCTGGTAGCTGTATCCGTATGAGTAATTTTCAAGCTATAgaaaaagttagtaatttcttAAGAGTATTAGTAAGTTACCTATAAATTATCCGAAAGAAAGTCAGCGATCGTTTTCTTTTACTAACAGTTCTTCGACACTTACCAACGCTTAATAAGAGTTACCGACACGAATTTTTTTACACGGAACGATAGAATTCTGCCCTGTCGAGAgccacaaaacaaaaaaaggacgaGGAGGATGCAGATGGTTCAAAGTCGCTCGAGTAATTGGAATTGATGGCATTAGATTTTAGAGCAAGACAAGAATCGATGAAGCGGATTTTCTTTCATTGCGCTTCTTGATTACTCGCCCCCCCCACTTGATCCAATGATTTCCCTCACAAAACTCATGAGCTAACTTCATCTCTTTCATGAGTAACGAAAAACTATCCTTCAATAATGATGCCTAATGGCAGGCTGTCTCATCACGTTTGGTGGGCAATGATTCGTGATTTGCTGAGGCAAACTTGCATGGATTACTCACCATTCACTCTGTTTTGTGATGAGTCAAGAATCTCATCGTTCACTAATCTGGACAATCTTCTGTCCTAAACCCAAGTAACTTCATGGTCTTTGAGACTTCACCATGCGTGTCCTGCTCTTGGTGATTGAAGTGCAACAGTGGATATGGGACTTTGGATCTGCACCTGCAACTTTCGGACAGATCGCAAAAGCTGTCTTTTTGTTGTTTAGCAAGTAAGATGTGCGGCATGATTTTGACATCCTATCCACTTACACGCTTCGCGTAGCCAAAGGACGTTAGTTTATTACATTCTACATAAATTAGTtcgaaaaaagaggaaaaagacgaATACATTTTCGTCTGCTGATgctaaaccagaaaaaaaataattcaagttCTGGACGTCAATGCCTCCGAGGTCAGGCTTGTCGCCACAATGGGACTATGGACCACGTACTTGCCGCTGTCGTCCATCCAACTCACCGAACCAAACACCACAGTCCCTTTCATCTGTTTCGGTCCTTCTATTGTCAGCTTATACATCAACTTCTCATGCTTCTCTTTGAATGTCAATTTATCCGGGGCGGCACTGATCTTGAATCCCTCTATTGGAGTCACCTTCGCGACGTAGGTTGACGGCCCGTCTCCCACATTTGTCACCGTCCGGAAGAATTCTTGAGCCGTCGGAGAGCCCGAGCTGTTTGGACTAAAGTAGGCAATGAAGGAAGGGTAGTTAAGGTCCAGTGATGAGTCTGAACAATTGAAGGAAGATGACCCGGTGACCGTTTGAATTTGCTTGGATGTGTAATTCATGGCGCACATGAGGTTGACGTAGTCTTGGGGGGTCGCATCGTATATGAGTCCGGGGTCTAATGCCTTGTTCGGATCGACGTGGCCAGCTCCCATGGCTAGAGGGCTCGCTGGTTCGTAGTTATTGCCGACGTCTTTGATAGGGGCATTGGTGCTATCCGTTGAGTATGATGTAGTCATTATGGCCGACCGGATGGCTGCAGGGCTCCACTCCGGGTGTGCTCCTCTTAGGAGAGCAGCCACTCCGGCAATGTGCGGGCACGACATGGATGTCCCTGACAAAAGGTTGAAGTCGTTAAATAGCTGATGCGAGTTCACCACACCCACTGGCTGGTTTAGAGGCCACCCAGCCAGGATCATCGAGCCAGGGGCCAAAATGTCGGGCTTGAGGACGACTGGACAACTCAGGGACGGGCCACGGGAGCTGTAGCTCGTTACGCTTGGAGCAGGCTTGGTACCGATTATTGTTTTCCGAAATTGAATACTTGCTGTTGGCCCAGACGAGTTCTTGATGTATGCTTTGATAGTTTCGCCATCGGTAGGATTCAGAAAGATTGCCGGGAATGAGCTCTGGATGAAGAACTCGAGGTCAGAGCTGTTTGTTATGAACACTCCACCAGCAACTTTAGCTCCCCGGACATTGTCGATCTGTTCGCTTGTACTGTCACCCTTGTCCTCGCACACAACAATGTTCGTGTGGCCGATCTTGCTCAACTCGTCTGTATTGTTGCACGCGTCCAGAAACACAATTGGAGACTCACCCAAGGATGGGTCGCCTGGAAAGAGAGTCGAGCCTACAATCGAAGCACCGCTGCCAAGAGTAATAGTTCCTCCAAAATCACGGTCCATGTCACCGGCAGCAACAGTTATGACCCAGGGAGTCCCATTGTGCAGGGTCTCGAGAAAAGGCCCCTCATTTCCCGCCGATGTTGATACAAAGACCCCTTTCTCCATGGCTGCATATGTGGCTATAGCAATTGGGTCTGCATACAATGGAACGCCATCAAGGCCGAATGACAAGGACAGGACATCGACACCATCAGCGATCGCCTGATCAATTGCGGCAATAATGTCTGCAGAATATGCGCCTTCGTCCCACAGGGCCTTGTACATGGCCACTCGGGACCGTGGAGCCACTCCCTTGGCGGTTCCTGGAGCATAGCCAAAGAAAGATGCTCCCTCGACGTAGTTCCCAGCAGCCGTGGTGGATGTGTGCGTGCCGTGTCCGTCAGTGTCACGAGTAGAGTTCATGGAGAAGGTAATGTTGGGATTTTTGGCTACCAGGGCCTTGTTGAAGGACCGGGCTCCGATGAGTTTCTTGTTGCACAGCGAAGCGTTGAATTGGGTCCCGACCTCGCATTCGCCTTTCCATTTCGATGGAATCGCTGTCATTCCGTCGTCATTGAAGCTCGGGATTTCCGGCCAAACACCCGTATCCACAAGCCCAACTATGACATCCTTGCCATAATCCGAAGTAGGCCATGCCCCAGAATTAGAATTCAGGCCAAGGAATTGGGTTGAGTGAGTCGTATCGGCTTTCACAGGCAAATCCTTCATTGAAGAGATGTAGCCTGGGTACTTCTCAAGGGCCTGGAGCTCGCTAGGAGAGAGACTAGCACTGAAACCCTGGACGACATGAGTGTAGCTGTAGATGAGCTTAGAAGACGCGGGTACGGCACCAGCTCTGTCTCTAACTTTAGGATTAGGAGGACTTCGCACTAGTGACGAAACAGTGGCCAAGTACCAGCTATGGTGGTCGGAGAAGGCTTTGGGCATGAAGGATAAGTCCATGTGGATAATATAATTGTCGGATTGCTCAAAACTCGGGACGAAGCAGAAGATGATCAGGGCTAGGAGCCTCGTCACGAGCGAAAGAACAAAAACAGCCATGGCAAGCAATTTAAGGGAGATGATTTCAGGGACACAGCAAGAAAGCTCGTGCCTTTATATAGGGAACGAGATAGCATGGGAGGCTCAAGGGAGAACCTCAACACGCGCCATCCATCTCTCAACTTGTCAAGTGGCATCTTCGCATGTTTTAGTGACCCGTGGTGGGGTGGACCCTCTTCCGAATGATCTGTTCCCATCTCCTATGGACTCATTCCAACCGCAACAGGGGAAAACAGAGAGGATCaagggcaaaagaagaagaagaaaaagaaagatcagaGAAAATTAGACCAGTCATAGATTCCTCCATATTACACTATCAAGTCACACTGATGTTGAGCGATACTCAACTTGGTTTGTCTCCGTTCTTGTACCTCCTTACGTTTTTTTATCCCTTTCTTTGCCCCTCAGCTGCGAGATTGATGCATTCTCCTCCAACCACACAGTAGTCAATAATAGAAAAGAAATCGAGGGGGCACCCCTCTTTCGGATTGCTGCTGTATAGGAAAATGGAAGGCCAGTAAGCTAAGGAAAACATAGGGGGAGGTGTGCAATCATCTCTCGCATCGACAGCGACGTGCACATAAACAAACACTCGGTGTCCAGCCCATGGGTTGGTTCTTGTAACTTGGGAGGGATTTTGATGGGTGCGTGCGCGTTACGAAGTCATCACATGCCAATCTCAATTAATCTCTCTGGTTTATTTATCTTCAAGCTGGAATGCATTATTTTGGCTCAGCGCACAACCGTGCACCAACTCGAAAGAGACAGTGGTCCACCCGAATGCGATTCCGATCGTTCGATGCACGTCCAGAACGAACGGGACACTTCGCCTCGGCATTGATCGGGACAAGGACAGACTGATTGTGCTCCACCATCGGACCACTCGTAATTTAGGCTAGTAGG from Rhodamnia argentea isolate NSW1041297 chromosome 2, ASM2092103v1, whole genome shotgun sequence encodes the following:
- the LOC115746343 gene encoding subtilisin-like protease SBT3 — its product is MAVFVLSLVTRLLALIIFCFVPSFEQSDNYIIHMDLSFMPKAFSDHHSWYLATVSSLVRSPPNPKVRDRAGAVPASSKLIYSYTHVVQGFSASLSPSELQALEKYPGYISSMKDLPVKADTTHSTQFLGLNSNSGAWPTSDYGKDVIVGLVDTGVWPEIPSFNDDGMTAIPSKWKGECEVGTQFNASLCNKKLIGARSFNKALVAKNPNITFSMNSTRDTDGHGTHTSTTAAGNYVEGASFFGYAPGTAKGVAPRSRVAMYKALWDEGAYSADIIAAIDQAIADGVDVLSLSFGLDGVPLYADPIAIATYAAMEKGVFVSTSAGNEGPFLETLHNGTPWVITVAAGDMDRDFGGTITLGSGASIVGSTLFPGDPSLGESPIVFLDACNNTDELSKIGHTNIVVCEDKGDSTSEQIDNVRGAKVAGGVFITNSSDLEFFIQSSFPAIFLNPTDGETIKAYIKNSSGPTASIQFRKTIIGTKPAPSVTSYSSRGPSLSCPVVLKPDILAPGSMILAGWPLNQPVGVVNSHQLFNDFNLLSGTSMSCPHIAGVAALLRGAHPEWSPAAIRSAIMTTSYSTDSTNAPIKDVGNNYEPASPLAMGAGHVDPNKALDPGLIYDATPQDYVNLMCAMNYTSKQIQTVTGSSSFNCSDSSLDLNYPSFIAYFSPNSSGSPTAQEFFRTVTNVGDGPSTYVAKVTPIEGFKISAAPDKLTFKEKHEKLMYKLTIEGPKQMKGTVVFGSVSWMDDSGKYVVHSPIVATSLTSEALTSRT